Within the Elusimicrobiota bacterium genome, the region CAGCGGTTCATGAAAATCCCGGAACTCCAGAAACTCAACCAAATCGGGAATGAATGCATAAAGATGATGTCGGGCAGTTATAGCGCCTGGTACAGGGTTATTTCACTGACGGATATGACAATAACTTTCAGGGAGCTCTATACAGACAGGATATTAAAGTCCGCCAGGATTAACGAACCTTTTGAACGGGGGGCAACGCCCGGGGATTTGTGGTATACGCGTTTTTTCCTGGTGCAGGGTGTTTATTATATAGCCTCCGCGCCATATATACTGCCTTCCGAAGCGGAAAAAGATTTTCTTGAAACAATCGGCAGGCAAGTAAAGGAGTACGAGAAGCTTTCATCCGGTGAAGTATGGGCGCAAAAGAATAACATATTTGCCTCTTACTGCAAGGCTTCGGCCTATGGATGGCTTGTTTATCTCCATCCGGAAAAATCATCTGTAATACCAAAGATTCTGGTTAATACAGATAAAGAGCTTCTGCAGGTTACAAAAGTATATTTTCTTATAGATGTGATAACCGGGCTCAGCGAGAAACTGGATAAACAAAAGACTTTTTCCTATGACAAGAGGAATTCCATCTGGATTTGGCAGGGAAAAAACCGAAAGAATAAGGTTCTTTTCCCTAATATAACCCTGGGTACTCTGAAAATGGAAGGCAACAGGCTGGTAGGCGAAACAAATTCTCTTGAGAGAGCCCTTCGCCTCAAACAAAAGCTGGAGAACGAATTCAAAGGATACCTTAAATATGAGAAAATGGAAAGCTTCAGCCAGGACAGCCTGCCGAAGCCGTCCGCGGAAGAGCTGGAGCGGATGCACCGCGAGAACGAGGAATTGAATTCCCGCCCGGAAGTTCAGGAAGCGTTAAGGCAAAAGCTGGAAGAACACTACCTTACAGACTGGGTTAACCATCGTGTGCCGGCGCTTAATAACCTTAGCCCACAGCAGGCGGCAAAGACTGACAAGGGCAAAAAGATGCTTGAAGAACTGATTTCTTCGTTTGAAAAAATGCAGGAATCCCGGCCCATAAAGGTTGACTTCAACAAACTGCGAAAAAAACTGGGAATGTAAAAAACAATAATTCCGGGGACACGTATAGAGGGAGAGGATACCGTTGATATCGCATTTTTAAGTCCGTTATTTCCATGTCGCGCAACAAGCCTCAGGTGTTTGCCTTCAAGGCCTCTGTGATATATAGCCTGTTGAAAAACAGTTCCCAAGCTTGTTGTGATTCGCCGTGCGAAGCCAGCTGGAAATCAATTAACTCCCTTTTACCTGTGGACTTAATGCCGTAAACAACCAGCACACAACGTCTTTTTTTCAAGATTGGGTTTTTGACATTGAAATAAACGCCGTCCGCAATTAAATATATGTAATCGTCAGATAAACTTCTTGCATGATGTTTATTAACGATATTATTTAAGCTCTTTGTAATTCTTGATACACCGGCAGCGCTTATGGCGCGCATCCCAAATAACGGCTCAAGGACTTCGGATACTTTTCTGGTAGAAACACCGTTTAAAAACATTTCCAGGATAGTATGGTCAACATCCGGCGCCCTGCGGGAATATGCAGCTATGCAACTGAAATTCATCCTTCCGGATCTGATTCTGGGAACTTTGATGTTTGCTAAATGTTCGTAAGTGCTCAGTAAACTGCGATACCTGAATCCGTTTCTGAATATGGGACGAACTTTATTGTGTCCCCATTTTCCACAACCTATCAAGTCCTGAACTTCTATTTCCATGCTGGTTTCAAGTAACCTTTTTAGCGCTCGTTCCTGTTCAAGTTTCAGATCTCCCCAAAAATCCTCTTTTACTTGCGACCATCTTTCAAACAGGTACTGTTCAAACAGGTACTTGTCAGTAAACTCTAATTCTTGTACAATGTTAGCCATAGGGCTACCTCCTTGGTTTATTTAGGGCTTACTGACAAATTCTCAGACTTAATACGACTTAATACGACCTGTTGACAAAAGACACACAATGTGATAACATAATTATATGAAAGTCTTCAGCTGGAGTAATGAGAAAAACAAAAAGCTGTTTACAGAAAGAAATATAACTTTTGAAGAAATCGTATTTTGTATAGAAAAAGGCCATTTACTTGATACTATAGAGAATCCAAGAAGGGATAAATATAAAGGTCAAAAAATATTTGTTGTAGAAGTAGATAATTATGTTTACCTGGTTCCTTTTATAGAGACTGAAAAAGAAATATTTTTAAAAACAGTAATTCCAAATAGAAAGGCGACAAAGAAATACTTAAAAGGGGGCATTGAAAATGGACAAAAATGAAAAAGAATTAGTTAAATCATATGAAAAAGATGAATGGGAAAGCATTAAAGAATTTAATAAACATAAAAATAACTACATGCGCTATGCTGCCAATACTATAAGAAAAGATAAGCGTTTGAATATAAGGGTTTCATCTAGGGATTTGGAAGGTATTCAAAGACTAGCCATCAGGGAAGGTATCCCATACCAGACACTCATTTCAAGCTTAATTCACAAGTTTGTATCAAATCATTAATCTTTAACTGAAATTGCATAATTGGTCGCGAAAAGCAGGGGCTTCCAGCTTTCCTTACTGACAAAAAGGTATTGCCTATGAGCATAAAAATGGCATGTCCCTATCTCGCTTGCTGGACACGCGAAAACATACGAAATATCGATAGTTTAGGTGAAATTCGGGCCTTGAAAAGTGGACAAATTGGACAGAAAAAGCTCTGAAATTCTCGGTTCGAGCTTGTAATAATATTGAGTTTTGGTTTCTCAAAATCCGGGAAAATATGATATAATTGCTATAATGTCAGGGGAAAAAATAGAGAGATGTATTTAGGCCTTATACTTACCCCGGCAGGCTATTATAACGCCTGGAAATTCCAGGCAGAGCAGTTCAGAGCCTCACGCATTATCCAGTATGCATGAGGTTTTTTTATTTCGCATAGTGCGAACCCTAAAACCGCTACCATATTGGTTTTAGGGTCAGACAAAACCAGCTTTTTGTGATTTAAACAAAAGCTGGCTTATCTCTTTTTGCGGTTTTTCAGTAATCAACCTCAAATATTCATTTCTTTCAGCCAGTAT harbors:
- a CDS encoding transposase, whose amino-acid sequence is MANIVQELEFTDKYLFEQYLFERWSQVKEDFWGDLKLEQERALKRLLETSMEIEVQDLIGCGKWGHNKVRPIFRNGFRYRSLLSTYEHLANIKVPRIRSGRMNFSCIAAYSRRAPDVDHTILEMFLNGVSTRKVSEVLEPLFGMRAISAAGVSRITKSLNNIVNKHHARSLSDDYIYLIADGVYFNVKNPILKKRRCVLVVYGIKSTGKRELIDFQLASHGESQQAWELFFNRLYITEALKANT
- a CDS encoding antitoxin — its product is MDKNEKELVKSYEKDEWESIKEFNKHKNNYMRYAANTIRKDKRLNIRVSSRDLEGIQRLAIREGIPYQTLISSLIHKFVSNH
- a CDS encoding DUF4258 domain-containing protein, which produces MKVFSWSNEKNKKLFTERNITFEEIVFCIEKGHLLDTIENPRRDKYKGQKIFVVEVDNYVYLVPFIETEKEIFLKTVIPNRKATKKYLKGGIENGQK